One window of Drosophila busckii strain San Diego stock center, stock number 13000-0081.31 chromosome 3L, ASM1175060v1, whole genome shotgun sequence genomic DNA carries:
- the LOC108599574 gene encoding ubiquitin-related modifier 1 homolog → MGSEKTPDLNIILEFSAGAELLFGNVKRRQLALDGAQKWTIGSLLKWMHANILTERAELFIQGDTVRPGILVLINDTDWELLGELEYELQPNDTVLFISTLHGG, encoded by the exons atggGCAGCGAGAAAACACCGGATTTAAACATAATATTGGAGTTCAG TGCTGGCGCAGAACTGCTGTTTGGAAACGTAAAACGCCGGCAACTTGCCTTGGATGGCgcacaaaaat GGACTATTGGTAGCTTACTGAAGTGGATGCATGCTAACATTTTAACTGAGCGAGCCGAGCTTTTCATCCAAGGCGACACAGT GCGGCCTGGCATTTTGGTATTAATCAACGATACAGACTGGGAGCTATTG GGCGAACTGGAGTATGAGCTGCAACCAAACGACACTGTGCTATTCATATCAACGCTTCATGGCGGATAA
- the LOC108599571 gene encoding four and a half LIM domains protein 2 isoform X8, whose product MTDVDVLSSRMKSRLHLQTKTIGAERIKKAKDNNEDIAVLSMFLPNASAVEENRSFYCSLGDYCRLGDPRATKAGTKKMEYKTRQWHENCFCCCVCKMAIGTKSFIPREQEIYCAGCYEEKFATRCIKCNKVITSGGVTYKNEPWHRECFTCTHCNITLAGQRFTSRDEKPYCAECFGELFAKRCTSCVKPITGIGGTRFISFEERHWHHDCFVCASCKASLVGRGFITDGPDILCPDCAKQKLM is encoded by the exons ATGACCGATGTGGATGTGTTGAGCTCCAGAATGAAATCtcgtttgcatttgcaaacCAAAACGATTGGCGCCGAGCGCATAAAGAAGGCCAAGGATAATAATGAGGATATTGCAGTGCTGAGCATGTTTCTGCCCAATGCCAGCGCTGTGGAGGAGAATCGCAGCTTCTACTGCTCGCTGGGCGATTATTGTCGTCTCGGCGATCCGCGTGCCACCAAAGCAG GCACCAAGAAAATGGAGTACAAGACGCGTCAGTGGCATGAGAActgcttctgttgctgtgTCTGCAAGATGGCCATAGGCACCAAGTCGTTTATACCACGCGAGCAGGAGATTTACTGCGCCGGCTGCTACGAGGAGAAGTTTGCCACACGCTGCATCAAGTGCAACAAG GTAATCACGTCGGGTGGTGTCACCTATAAGAACGAGCCATGGCATCGTGAGTGCTTCACTTGCACCCATTGCAACATTACGCTGGCTGGACAGCGCTTCACCAGCCGCGATGAGAAGCCCTACTGCGCCGAATGCTTTGGCGAGCTGTTTGCCAAACGCTGCACATCTTGTGTCAAGCCCATTACTG GCATTGGCGGCACTCGCTTCATTTCGTTTGAGGAGCGTCATTGGCATCATGATTGCTTCGTCTGCGCCAGCTGCAAGGCCAGCTTGGTGGGACGCGGCTTCATCACCGATGGACCCGATATTCTGTGCCCCGACTGTGCCAAGCAGAAGCTGATGTAA